A single window of Solanum dulcamara chromosome 5, daSolDulc1.2, whole genome shotgun sequence DNA harbors:
- the LOC129889556 gene encoding protein TRI1-like, with translation MASSTRIFGYCCRALMAAAKTSAAIATVTKVRGRPTGILKPQPVSPALGSFLGTKEASRADAVKKVWEYIKTQNLQNPANKREIHCDDKLKTIFDGKDKVGFLEIARLLTQHFHKAA, from the exons ATGGCGTCATCTACTCGGATTTTCGGCTACTGCTGTCGAGCTCTAATGGCCGCTGCTAAGACTTCCGCAGCAATAGCTACTGTGACCAAAGTCAGAGGTCGTCCCACTGGAATACTGAAGCCACAACCAGTTTCCCCTGCACTAGGAAGCTTCTTAGGTACTAAAGAAGCCTCCCGCGCTGATGCCGTCAAGAAGGTTTGGGAATACATTAAAACCCAGAATCTTCAG AATCCTGCAAACAAGAGAGAGATACATTGTGACGACAAGTTGAAGACAATATTTGATGGCAAGGACAAGGTTGGTTTTCTAGAGATTGCAAGGCTATTAACCCAGCATTTTCATAAGGCTGCTTAA
- the LOC129889558 gene encoding 60S ribosomal protein L2, mitochondrial: MALCRARMASSSLLRNVINRSFSTSPFEAMISKMKPSKELESMMEQFSLDISSQIGSCMPLGMMRIGTLIHNIEMRPGQGGKLVRSAGTSAKILTEPNASTKYCEVKLPSGVKKLIDVKCRATIGQVSNPEHGTKKLRKAGQSRWLGRRPTVRGVAMNPVDHPHGGGEGRSKSSGSHGRVSLTPWGKPTKGGYKTGPLKRKK, encoded by the exons ATGGCTCTTTGCAGAGCTCGAATGGCTTCATCTTCCCTTCTTCGCAATGTCATCAATCGTTCTTTCTCTACAA GTCCATTTGAAGCAATGATATCCAAAATGAAACCATCGAAGGAACTGGAATCAATGATGGAACAGTTCTCATTAGACATCAGTTCTCAAATCGGAAGTTGTATGCCATTAGGTATGATGCGAATCGGAACCCTAATTCACAACATCGAGATGCGACCTGGACAAGGTGGGAAATTGGTTCGATCAGCTGGGACGTCTGCTAAGATACTTACGGAACCCAACGCTTCTACGAAGTACTGTGAAGTGAAGTTACCTTCCGGTGTGAAGAAACTGATTGATGTTAAATGTAGGGCGACTATAGGGCAAGTTTCGAATCCGGAACATGGGACGAAGAAGTTGAGGAAGGCTGGACAATCTAGGTGGCTTGGACGGAGACCGACTGTTCGTGGTGTGGCGATGAACCCAGTTGATCATCCACATGGTGGTGGTGAAGGGAGGAGTAAGAGTAGTGGAAGTCATGGAAGAGTTTCGTTGACACCTTGGGGAAAACCTACTAAGGGTGGGTATAAAACTGGGCCGCTTAAGAGGAAAAAGTAG
- the LOC129890728 gene encoding uncharacterized protein LOC129890728 produces MPVTTVSHLASTGSDHCPLLMESRAKQGVWSDIAALFNNKYIEKSTNTSSKPPAASKPQQGSRCRVRGCWRYTPACSNNKYMEDNTATGLSMTETKGVCRNGAPYCAITNGEPHTSNLNQITREDPLFCEACSNTKLELHTNLQQFLHSIHELSKSSTLAAAHCTTPVLLAPGCCVAAGTSTTGELFHQKLESYSKKSNHLKTKTNKQPREPAAITKSPTQGLCRAATSFWILWLFGCLYLAVSFCLGTSKTGELFHQKLELITRNSQTQSHNIQSSIWPCSSPSFWTWPLSTYAGPLWNCYEGCNVLGLLWSNTLSWSTTLSIINTPQQQLHQPAADKEQIQPNSTTIGYSSMQISWVVWFVGFDCLCRYSKNLNLITTKDIHSCVTDTNKQPNHKGSNKKMHTCLRSFLLTSAPFLLVLVCCVDADVRMDSSTCLPNTYIEHITATTTKTNTKTITKRPPQGLCRNATSFWFLCLFGCLSLADCFFLGTSTLSNINTPQQTLYQLAAHKEHGYSSLQIPLVVRCSRFDLCRYPSCSFLLEAALSPKSSHPSNNSIHLQQTRNIYKFVCFVFLYRYSKKSNHLITKTNKQPRETAAIRTCRLAALDAFHQQLQQLHQLEADKEQIQANGAQLHFLPQQIKGCWLL; encoded by the exons atgcctgtaaCAACTGTCAGTCACTTAGCCTCCACAGGATCTGACCATTGCCCTCTATTGATGGAAAGCAGGGCAAAACaag GTGTTTGGAGTGATATAGCAGcactcttcaacaacaaatacatagagaagagcACAAATACATCCTCCAAACCCCCTGCAgcctctaagcctcagcagggcagcaggtgcagggtgaggg gttgttggagatatacaccaGCATGCTCTAACAACAAATACATGGAGGACAACACTGCTACAGGACTCTCCATGACTGAAACAAAAGGAGTGTGCAGAAATGGAGCCCCCTATT gtgcaATAACTAATGGGGAGCCACACACAAGCAACTTGAACCAGATCACAAGAGAGGATCCTCTATTCTGTGAAGCATGCTCCAACACAAAAttggagctgcacacaaaccttCAGCAGTTTCTCCACTCCATCCATGAACTCTCTAAAAGCTCAACACTTGCAGCAGCCCATTGTACAACCCCTGTCCTGCTGGCTCCTGGTTGTTGTGTAGCTGCAGGTACATCAACAACTGGAGAGCTATTCCATCAGAAATTGGAGAGCTATTCCAAGAAgtctaaccacctcaaaacaaagaccaacaagcagcctagggaacctgcagccatcaCTAAGAGTCCTACACAAGGACTGTGCAGAGCAGCAACTTCCttctggattttgtggttgtttggttgtttgTATTTGGCTGTTAGTTTTTGCTTAGGGACATCAAAAACTGGGGAGCTATTCCATCAGAAATTGGAGTTGATCACCAGGAATTCACAGACACAATCCCATAACATCCAATCCAGTATTTGGCCTTGTTCTTCTCCATCTTTTTGGACATGGCCTTTGTCCACTTATGcaggccctctttggaactgctatgaggGATGCAATgtcctggggcttctatggagcaaCACACTCAGCTGGTCaaccacactctctattatcaacacaccccagcaacaactccaccaacctgcagcagacaaggaacaaatacaaccTAATAGTACTACTATTGGTTACAGCAGCATGCAGATTTCTtgggttgtgtggtttgttggttttgattgtctgtgcaggtactccaagaatttgaacctgatcacaacaaaggaCATCCATTCTTGTGTAACTGACACCAACAAGCAACCTAATCACAAAGGAAGCAACAAGAAGATGCACACTTGTTTGAGATCTTTTCTATTAACCTCAGctcctttcttgctggttcttgtttgttgtgtagatgcagatgtcaggatggactcatcaacatgtcttcccaacacctacatagaaCACATCACAgctacaaccaccaaaacaaataccaaaACAATTACTAAGAGGCCTCCACAAGGACTATGcagaaatgcaacttccttctggtttttgtgtttgtttggctGTTTGTCTTTGGCTGATTGTTTTTTCTTAGGGACATCCACACTCTCTAACATCAACACACCACAGCAAACACTCTACCAACtggcagcacacaaggaacatgggtACAGCAGCCTGCAGATCCCCTTGGTTGTGAGGTGCAGTCGTTTTGATTtatgcaggtaccccagctGCAGCTTCCTCCTTGAAGCTGCATTGAGCCCCAAGAGCAGtcaccccagcaacaactccatccacctgcagcagacaagaaacatatacaagtttgtttgttttgtttttctgtacaggtactccaagaagtctAACCACCTCataacaaagaccaacaagcagcctagggaGACTGCAGCCATCAgaacctgcagattggcagccttgg atgcattccatcaacagctgCAACAGCTACACCAACTTGAAGCAGataaggaacaaatacaagctaatg GTGCACAGCTACACTTTCTTCCACAACAAATCAAAGGTTGTTGGCTACTATAG